A single genomic interval of Treponema primitia ZAS-1 harbors:
- the cimA gene encoding citramalate synthase, translated as MNSGKKSNSVEILDTTLRDGAQGEGISFSVQDKLAVVRALDELGVAWIEAGNPGSNPKDMEFFRLAGELRLKNSKLCAFGSTRKKDLKPEADPQVKSLLTANTPAVVIFGKSWDLHVREVLRVSPEENIAMIAETAAFLKAWGKTLIYDAEHFFDGWLANPDYALATVKAAIDAGADRIALCDTNGGCFPDTIAEGLRAVLALAAAAGSEALIGIHAHDDSGFANANTAAAVKAGARHIQGTLVGFGERCGNTSLAAVIPSIEIKLGYPCLPAGKLELLCDTTRAVAEIANVSVPDNLPYVGAHAFSHKAGMHADAIIKIRESFEHIDPALVGNDRHFLMSEVGGRSAIAERAKKIDPSITKDHPVTAALANKLKKLEAEGWQFEGADGSFELLVRRELVAQFPERHATLLPEPLFSIEAYRVVSEHPTGETLACSHAWVKVLVDGQHEIAAAEGDGPVNAMDGALRRALTRFYPELEKVRLSDYKVRVIDGIEATAAKVRVLIESTDGVNVWTTVGVSADIIDASRAALVDSIEYKLIGDMEKENNDE; from the coding sequence TTGAACAGCGGTAAGAAAAGCAACAGTGTTGAAATCCTCGATACTACCCTCAGGGACGGAGCCCAGGGCGAAGGGATTAGCTTTTCTGTGCAGGATAAACTTGCGGTTGTCCGGGCCCTGGATGAACTGGGGGTAGCCTGGATTGAAGCGGGGAACCCCGGCAGTAATCCTAAGGATATGGAATTTTTTCGTCTCGCCGGGGAACTGCGCCTTAAAAATTCAAAGCTCTGTGCCTTCGGTTCCACCCGGAAGAAGGATCTTAAACCGGAGGCGGATCCCCAGGTAAAAAGCCTCCTCACCGCCAATACCCCCGCGGTGGTTATCTTTGGCAAAAGCTGGGACCTCCACGTTCGGGAGGTGCTCCGGGTCAGCCCGGAAGAAAATATTGCCATGATTGCCGAGACCGCCGCCTTTTTAAAGGCCTGGGGTAAGACGCTCATCTACGATGCGGAACACTTCTTCGACGGGTGGCTCGCTAATCCGGACTACGCCCTCGCCACGGTAAAGGCGGCCATTGACGCCGGGGCGGATCGTATCGCCCTGTGTGACACCAACGGCGGCTGCTTTCCCGACACTATTGCTGAGGGTCTTAGGGCGGTACTGGCCTTGGCCGCTGCTGCGGGTAGTGAAGCCCTCATTGGCATCCACGCCCATGACGATTCGGGTTTTGCCAACGCCAATACGGCGGCGGCGGTAAAGGCCGGCGCCCGGCATATCCAGGGAACCCTGGTGGGTTTTGGAGAACGCTGCGGGAACACGAGCCTTGCGGCGGTGATCCCCAGCATTGAGATTAAGCTTGGCTATCCCTGCCTTCCCGCGGGAAAACTGGAACTGCTCTGCGATACGACCAGGGCGGTGGCGGAGATCGCCAATGTTTCGGTGCCCGACAATCTGCCCTACGTCGGCGCCCATGCCTTTTCCCATAAGGCGGGGATGCACGCCGATGCTATCATCAAGATCCGTGAGTCCTTTGAGCATATCGATCCCGCCCTGGTGGGGAACGACCGTCATTTCCTTATGAGCGAAGTCGGGGGCCGGTCTGCCATCGCCGAGCGTGCAAAAAAGATAGATCCTTCTATTACAAAGGATCATCCGGTAACCGCAGCGCTTGCGAATAAGCTGAAAAAACTGGAAGCCGAGGGCTGGCAGTTTGAAGGGGCCGATGGCAGCTTTGAACTTCTGGTACGCAGGGAACTTGTAGCCCAGTTTCCCGAGCGGCACGCAACATTGCTGCCCGAACCTCTTTTCAGTATCGAAGCCTATAGGGTGGTGAGCGAACACCCCACCGGGGAGACCCTGGCCTGTTCCCACGCCTGGGTCAAGGTTCTGGTGGACGGCCAGCACGAAATTGCCGCCGCCGAAGGGGACGGGCCGGTGAACGCCATGGACGGCGCCCTGCGCCGCGCCTTAACCCGGTTCTACCCGGAGCTGGAAAAGGTGCGCCTTTCGGACTACAAGGTCCGGGTTATCGACGGCATTGAGGCTACCGCAGCAAAGGTGCGGGTTCTCATCGAATCCACCGACGGGGTCAACGTTTGGACCACCGTGGGGGTTTCTGCGGATATTATCGACGCCAGCCGCGCGGCATTGGTGGATTCTATAGAATACAAATTGATTGGGGATATGGAAAAGGAGAATAATGATGAGTAA
- the leuB gene encoding 3-isopropylmalate dehydrogenase, which yields MSNYSIALVPGDGIGPEVVSLAVDVLDAVGDAYGHVFNYVELIAGGKAIDATGEPLPAETLEAAKQCDALLLGAVGGPKWDTLPGHLRPERALLGLRSGLGVYANLRPAALLPQLRLACPLKDEVLIASNSEGRPDFDLLIVRELTGGLYFGERGRSADGNSAFDTETYSKTEIERVLRVGYSAAKLRRKKLCVVDKANVLESSRLWREISIEIAKEYPDIETSYLYVDNCAMQLIRAPGQFDVIVTSNLFGDILSDEASVLTGSIGMLASASLAGAGGVPGGEPVMGIYEPIHGSAPDIAGKDIANPLAAILSAAMLLRYSFGLEKEAAAVEAAVSAVLDSGLRTKDIAGRSGTADKEKIVGTLEMGKAVLKALEGKQ from the coding sequence ATGAGTAACTATTCGATAGCATTGGTACCCGGCGATGGAATAGGGCCGGAAGTGGTTTCCCTGGCCGTGGATGTTCTGGATGCGGTGGGGGATGCGTATGGCCATGTGTTTAACTATGTTGAACTCATTGCGGGCGGTAAGGCTATTGACGCCACCGGCGAACCCCTGCCGGCGGAAACCCTGGAAGCTGCCAAGCAGTGTGACGCCCTGCTCCTGGGGGCGGTGGGCGGGCCTAAGTGGGATACCCTGCCTGGCCATCTGCGGCCGGAGCGCGCCCTCCTGGGTCTGCGTTCAGGCCTGGGGGTCTACGCTAATCTCAGACCCGCGGCGCTCCTCCCCCAGCTCAGGCTTGCATGCCCCCTCAAGGATGAGGTACTTATCGCCAGTAACAGTGAGGGCAGGCCGGATTTCGATCTTCTTATCGTCCGGGAACTGACCGGGGGTCTCTACTTCGGCGAACGGGGCCGGAGCGCCGACGGTAACTCCGCCTTTGATACGGAAACCTATTCCAAAACCGAAATTGAACGGGTTCTTCGCGTAGGCTATTCCGCAGCAAAACTGCGCCGTAAGAAACTCTGCGTGGTAGACAAGGCCAATGTCCTGGAATCCTCCCGGCTGTGGCGGGAAATAAGCATAGAGATTGCCAAGGAATACCCTGATATCGAAACGAGCTACCTTTATGTGGATAACTGCGCCATGCAGCTGATCCGCGCCCCCGGTCAGTTTGACGTGATCGTCACCTCGAACCTCTTTGGGGATATACTTTCCGACGAAGCTTCGGTGCTTACCGGCTCCATCGGTATGCTTGCCTCGGCGAGCCTTGCCGGTGCCGGGGGCGTTCCGGGCGGAGAACCGGTGATGGGGATCTACGAGCCCATCCACGGTTCCGCTCCGGATATTGCCGGCAAGGATATCGCCAATCCCCTGGCGGCAATTCTCTCCGCAGCAATGCTGCTCCGTTATTCCTTCGGCCTGGAAAAGGAGGCCGCCGCTGTGGAGGCCGCGGTCAGCGCCGTGCTGGATTCCGGGCTGCGTACCAAGGATATTGCCGGCCGAAGCGGGACAGCGGATAAGGAAAAGATAGTTGGCACCCTGGAAATGGGGAAAGCGGTACTGAAGGCCCTGGAGGGAAAGCAATGA
- a CDS encoding right-handed parallel beta-helix repeat-containing protein, with protein sequence MKKILALTAVCCLFAGVLAAEPMRDRDYNGGPIPVEDAETGSYYVSVRGSDDQDGLGEDRAFKTLRKAVDAAKNSNTKRITIIGILDDKSEAAGNGESVFAIGDCGPDEILITGTGDGEQAAELRGGKEKRVLEIYGPAKLRFEYITVSGGNTDSIGGGIFFENSAELTLGTGVVVRDNHASEGGGLYGLTANLYLRGNAAIRNNTVSTDEAGGILLRSGSFFMGDNAEVSGNTGGGIVAWGSSVTIEGDARISNNSCEYIAAGLCLYISSDVILRGNAAVTGNTAGQSGGGIGGIQSVFVMLENSRISNNTAVHDGGGLYFVDSEIYVSGNAEITGNSAENDGGGIYAHDSVLAVRGASRIAENSAGDDGGGIYITGTEFFLGESASIEDNEAACGGGVCSELGAYSTMEDNSVVQGNSSSEQGGGGLCVGINAFMIMKGGIVRNNEAVYGGGVYIEGGGFKHSGGIISDNNAESGGGVFRRSGVFNQTKGILQDNAPDDFAESSE encoded by the coding sequence ATGAAAAAAATACTTGCCCTGACTGCGGTCTGCTGTCTGTTTGCCGGTGTCTTGGCCGCCGAACCGATGCGGGACCGGGATTACAATGGGGGTCCGATCCCGGTGGAGGATGCCGAAACAGGATCCTATTACGTATCGGTCCGGGGAAGCGATGACCAGGATGGGTTGGGGGAAGACCGGGCGTTTAAGACTCTGCGAAAAGCCGTAGACGCTGCCAAGAACAGTAATACTAAACGCATAACCATTATTGGTATTCTGGATGACAAGAGTGAGGCCGCCGGAAACGGGGAAAGCGTTTTTGCCATCGGCGATTGCGGGCCGGATGAAATCCTTATCACCGGTACCGGAGATGGCGAGCAGGCAGCGGAACTGCGGGGAGGCAAGGAGAAAAGGGTTCTGGAAATTTATGGCCCCGCAAAATTACGTTTTGAGTATATTACCGTTTCCGGGGGAAATACGGATTCTATCGGGGGCGGCATCTTTTTTGAGAACAGCGCGGAACTGACCCTGGGAACCGGTGTTGTGGTGCGGGACAACCATGCTTCCGAAGGCGGCGGCCTTTATGGGCTTACGGCGAATCTGTACCTGCGCGGCAACGCGGCCATTCGCAATAATACGGTCAGCACCGATGAAGCCGGGGGGATTCTGCTGCGCTCGGGCAGCTTCTTTATGGGGGATAACGCAGAGGTAAGCGGCAACACCGGCGGCGGGATCGTTGCTTGGGGAAGCTCTGTAACCATTGAGGGGGATGCCCGTATCAGCAATAATAGCTGCGAATATATAGCCGCCGGGCTCTGTCTGTATATAAGTTCGGATGTCATTTTACGGGGAAATGCCGCGGTGACCGGAAATACGGCCGGTCAATCAGGGGGCGGCATAGGCGGTATCCAGTCGGTATTCGTCATGCTTGAAAATTCACGGATAAGTAATAATACTGCGGTTCATGATGGCGGCGGATTATATTTTGTTGACTCGGAAATTTATGTTTCCGGTAATGCGGAGATCACCGGGAACAGCGCGGAAAACGACGGCGGGGGAATCTACGCCCACGACTCGGTCCTGGCGGTACGGGGCGCTTCGCGGATCGCTGAAAACAGCGCCGGTGATGACGGCGGCGGGATATATATTACCGGTACGGAGTTTTTCCTGGGAGAAAGCGCCTCAATTGAGGATAATGAAGCGGCCTGCGGCGGTGGAGTATGTTCCGAATTGGGCGCTTACAGTACCATGGAGGATAACTCGGTAGTACAGGGCAATAGTTCTTCGGAACAGGGCGGCGGCGGCCTGTGCGTGGGTATCAATGCGTTCATGATCATGAAGGGCGGCATTGTACGGAACAACGAAGCTGTTTACGGCGGCGGCGTCTATATAGAGGGAGGCGGATTCAAACATTCCGGGGGTATCATCTCCGATAATAATGCTGAGTCCGGCGGCGGCGTATTCCGGAGAAGCGGCGTTTTTAACCAAACTAAGGGAATACTTCAGGATAATGCTCCGGATGATTTTGCGGAATCTTCCGAATAA
- the ilvD gene encoding dihydroxy-acid dehydratase — MRSDIVNKGVAKAPHRSLFKAMGFIDEEFNRPLIGIAVAKSEIVPGHMHLDTIAKAAADGVREAGGVPVQFPVIGVCDGIAMGHEGMRYSLVTRELIADSIECMVMAHGFDAVIYIPNCDKIVPGMLMAAARINLPGVFVSGGPMLAGKKDGKTLTLTTMFEAVGAVGAGKMDEAELYALEEAACPGCGSCSGMFTANSMNCVTEALGMALSGNGTIPAVMGERLRLAKRTGFLVMDVLKKDIRPRSIMTERAFMNALAMDMALGCSTNTALHLPAIAHEAGFKLDLDLLNKVSAVTPNLCRLAPAGSDAMEDLQAAGGIPAVFKELSKKALVDLRAPTVYGILEDVVKNAVNRDTNIIRPLENPYSATGGLAALRGNLAPDGSVVKRSAVAPSMLKHSGPARIFNAEEEAFDAIMGAKIKPGDVIVIRYEGPRGGPGMKEMLAPTGALAGMGLDDKVALITDGRFSGATKGAAIGHVSPEAADGGVIGLLQEGDIIDIDIDARSISVKLSEGELAKRREVWKPLPPKVQTGYLARYAKQVSSAASGAVFK, encoded by the coding sequence ATGCGCAGTGATATTGTTAACAAGGGTGTGGCTAAGGCTCCCCATCGGTCTCTGTTTAAAGCCATGGGCTTTATAGATGAAGAATTTAACCGGCCATTGATCGGCATTGCGGTTGCCAAGAGCGAAATTGTTCCGGGACATATGCACCTGGATACCATAGCCAAGGCCGCTGCCGACGGAGTGCGGGAAGCCGGCGGTGTTCCCGTACAGTTCCCCGTGATCGGTGTCTGCGACGGTATCGCCATGGGCCACGAAGGTATGCGTTATTCCCTGGTAACCCGGGAACTTATCGCCGATTCCATCGAATGTATGGTCATGGCCCACGGCTTTGACGCGGTGATTTACATCCCAAACTGCGACAAGATCGTTCCGGGTATGCTCATGGCTGCCGCCCGGATCAATCTACCCGGGGTCTTTGTTTCCGGGGGCCCCATGCTGGCGGGAAAGAAGGACGGCAAGACCCTTACCCTTACTACCATGTTCGAGGCGGTAGGGGCCGTAGGCGCGGGCAAGATGGATGAGGCGGAACTCTACGCCCTGGAAGAGGCAGCCTGTCCGGGCTGTGGTTCCTGTTCGGGGATGTTCACCGCCAACTCTATGAACTGCGTTACTGAAGCCCTGGGAATGGCCCTGTCCGGTAACGGCACTATCCCTGCGGTGATGGGTGAACGGCTCCGGCTTGCCAAGCGGACCGGCTTTCTGGTAATGGATGTATTGAAGAAGGATATCAGACCGCGGTCGATAATGACCGAACGGGCCTTCATGAACGCCCTTGCCATGGACATGGCCCTGGGCTGTTCCACCAATACCGCCCTGCACCTTCCCGCCATAGCCCATGAAGCGGGGTTTAAGCTGGACCTGGATCTCCTCAATAAAGTGAGCGCTGTTACGCCAAACCTCTGCAGGCTTGCCCCTGCGGGTTCCGATGCCATGGAGGATCTTCAGGCAGCCGGGGGCATTCCGGCGGTATTTAAGGAGCTGAGTAAAAAAGCCCTGGTAGATCTCAGGGCCCCAACGGTCTACGGCATTCTGGAAGACGTGGTGAAAAATGCAGTGAACAGGGATACTAATATTATCCGGCCCCTGGAAAATCCCTATTCCGCCACCGGCGGCCTTGCCGCGCTGCGCGGAAACCTTGCCCCCGATGGATCGGTGGTAAAGCGCAGCGCCGTTGCCCCGTCAATGCTCAAACATTCAGGCCCTGCCAGGATCTTCAACGCCGAAGAAGAGGCCTTTGACGCCATTATGGGGGCAAAGATAAAACCCGGGGACGTGATCGTCATCCGGTACGAAGGGCCCCGGGGCGGTCCGGGGATGAAGGAGATGCTCGCCCCCACAGGCGCCCTGGCCGGCATGGGCCTGGACGACAAGGTGGCGCTCATCACCGACGGCCGTTTTTCCGGAGCTACCAAGGGCGCTGCCATAGGCCACGTTTCCCCGGAGGCCGCCGACGGCGGAGTTATCGGCCTTTTGCAGGAGGGAGACATTATCGATATAGACATAGATGCCCGCAGTATTAGTGTAAAGCTCAGCGAAGGCGAACTTGCCAAACGGCGGGAGGTATGGAAACCCCTGCCCCCAAAGGTACAAACCGGCTATCTGGCCCGCTACGCTAAACAGGTGAGTTCCGCCGCATCAGGCGCGGTGTTTAAGTAG
- a CDS encoding thiamine pyrophosphate-binding protein encodes MQYIGARILIEALIEQGVDTVFGYPGGAVLFIYDELYKHRDRIQHILVGHEQHAAHAADGYARSSGKVGVCIATSGPGATNLVTGIATAAMDSVPMVAITGNVSTNLLGKDSFQEVDIAGITMPVVKHNWIVKDVNALAETVREAFIVAQSGRPGPVLIDIPKDITAALGEWIPLRSNGKGPIKNIESISADKLAAGIIPEGADPSEIRGEDEVLSARARRLVTRNRRPTFTDEDIDRAVSLFREAKRPMIYAGGGVIISDASGELTQLAERLNAPVALSLMGVGAFPREHRLYTGLIGMHGTVASNKAVQKADLLIAVGARFSDRVTSSADHFAKGAKILHFDIDPAEVNKNVGAHAWVVGDIKKIIAKLLKVLPQHIKTDWEGNIEKWKEKIPKAHHSSSSILHPRFIIEETAKRLGYDAIVATDVGQHQIWTAQFYPFTRPRSFLTSGGLGTMGFGLGAAIGAKLANPKRPTVLFTGDGSFRMNCGELATLSSYQIPILIVIINNTVLGMVRQWQTLFYEERYSETILDRPPDFVKLADAYGLRGYHAENERTFIEALDFAMKDLSSGLSALIDARINRDEKVLPMVPGGRPIDEQILI; translated from the coding sequence ATGCAGTATATTGGAGCGAGGATCCTTATCGAGGCCCTGATTGAACAGGGTGTGGATACGGTGTTTGGATATCCCGGCGGAGCGGTTCTGTTTATCTACGATGAATTGTACAAACACCGGGACCGGATACAACATATCCTGGTAGGCCATGAACAGCATGCCGCCCACGCGGCGGACGGATATGCCCGGTCCAGCGGAAAAGTCGGGGTATGTATCGCCACCTCCGGCCCCGGCGCAACGAACCTGGTAACCGGTATTGCCACCGCCGCTATGGACTCGGTACCCATGGTGGCGATCACCGGGAATGTGTCCACCAATCTGCTTGGCAAGGACAGCTTTCAGGAAGTGGATATCGCCGGGATAACCATGCCCGTGGTTAAACACAATTGGATAGTAAAGGATGTAAACGCCCTGGCAGAAACGGTGCGGGAAGCTTTTATCGTAGCACAGTCCGGAAGGCCGGGCCCGGTGCTTATCGACATCCCCAAGGATATTACCGCTGCGCTGGGGGAATGGATTCCCCTGAGATCCAACGGGAAGGGGCCGATAAAAAACATCGAGTCCATTTCTGCGGATAAGCTGGCGGCCGGTATCATTCCTGAAGGGGCAGACCCTTCGGAGATACGCGGGGAAGATGAGGTCCTGAGCGCCCGGGCCCGCCGGCTGGTAACCAGAAACCGGCGTCCCACTTTTACTGATGAAGATATCGATCGAGCAGTATCGCTGTTCCGGGAAGCCAAGCGGCCGATGATCTACGCCGGAGGCGGGGTGATAATCTCCGATGCTTCCGGGGAACTCACCCAGCTTGCGGAGCGGCTTAATGCTCCGGTGGCCTTAAGCCTCATGGGGGTAGGGGCCTTCCCCAGGGAGCACCGGCTCTATACGGGGCTCATCGGTATGCATGGAACCGTAGCCTCCAACAAGGCGGTGCAGAAGGCGGATCTCCTTATCGCTGTGGGGGCCCGCTTTTCCGACCGGGTTACCAGCAGTGCGGATCATTTCGCCAAGGGTGCAAAGATTCTCCATTTTGATATCGATCCGGCCGAGGTAAACAAAAATGTCGGGGCCCATGCATGGGTTGTGGGGGACATAAAAAAAATAATAGCAAAACTGTTGAAGGTTCTTCCTCAGCATATAAAAACCGATTGGGAAGGGAATATAGAAAAGTGGAAGGAAAAAATTCCAAAGGCCCATCATAGCAGCAGCAGTATCCTTCACCCCCGGTTCATCATTGAGGAAACCGCCAAACGTCTGGGCTACGATGCCATTGTTGCCACCGACGTGGGGCAGCACCAGATTTGGACAGCCCAGTTCTATCCATTTACCCGGCCCCGATCCTTTCTTACATCAGGCGGGCTTGGAACCATGGGCTTCGGACTGGGGGCCGCCATTGGCGCAAAGCTTGCCAACCCTAAGCGGCCCACGGTGCTGTTCACCGGAGACGGTTCCTTCAGGATGAATTGCGGAGAGCTGGCAACCCTCAGCAGTTATCAAATTCCCATACTCATTGTTATCATTAATAACACGGTGCTTGGCATGGTCCGGCAGTGGCAGACTCTTTTTTACGAGGAACGGTATTCCGAGACTATCCTGGACAGACCGCCGGATTTTGTAAAACTTGCGGATGCCTACGGGCTTAGGGGTTACCACGCGGAAAACGAGAGGACCTTTATTGAAGCCCTTGATTTTGCTATGAAGGATCTTAGTTCCGGGCTTAGCGCCCTGATAGATGCCCGTATTAATAGGGATGAAAAGGTTCTCCCCATGGTACCCGGCGGCAGGCCCATTGATGAGCAGATTTTGATATGA
- a CDS encoding FAD:protein FMN transferase: protein MRSTQRIGCLLCFILILFPGCSKPVPSQSEFILGTVCSVSLYDRGRQSVYREIFDRLREIESMMSANIENSDLGRINRASGIEAVAVHSDTITVLKRAVHFAELSDGAFDPSIGPLVKLWGIGSDAERVPAEHEIARVLPLVNWKDIVIDETASTVFLKQPGMGLDLGAIAKGYAADEAVRIVRAAGIKRALIDLGGNILVYGAKRDHSPWRVGIQNPLEGRGAYFGIAEVENKTLVTSGVYERFFESDGKRYHHILSTRDGYPVDQGLLSVTIIGQSSIDADALSTTLFALGYEKGSILLESLDNTEVIFVFADLSVRGTSGAFEHFTLTDDDFKIMGGF from the coding sequence ATGAGATCTACACAAAGGATCGGATGTCTCCTATGCTTCATACTGATACTGTTCCCGGGCTGCTCCAAGCCTGTTCCGTCCCAGTCCGAATTTATATTAGGTACGGTCTGTTCAGTCAGCCTCTATGACCGCGGCAGGCAAAGTGTGTACCGGGAAATATTTGACCGCCTGCGGGAAATAGAAAGCATGATGAGCGCCAATATAGAGAATTCTGATCTGGGGCGGATTAACCGCGCCTCCGGTATTGAAGCTGTGGCGGTACATTCGGACACCATTACGGTACTCAAACGTGCTGTGCACTTTGCGGAACTATCGGATGGCGCCTTTGATCCCAGTATAGGTCCTTTAGTAAAGCTGTGGGGTATTGGTTCTGACGCCGAGCGGGTTCCTGCGGAACATGAAATAGCCCGGGTCCTCCCCCTGGTCAATTGGAAAGATATTGTTATTGACGAGACCGCCTCCACGGTGTTTCTTAAGCAGCCGGGTATGGGCCTTGATCTGGGGGCTATTGCCAAGGGCTATGCTGCGGATGAAGCTGTACGGATCGTTCGGGCAGCCGGGATAAAGCGGGCGCTCATCGACCTTGGGGGGAACATCCTCGTTTACGGCGCCAAGCGGGACCACAGCCCCTGGCGGGTGGGGATTCAGAATCCCCTGGAGGGGCGGGGCGCCTATTTCGGTATAGCGGAGGTCGAAAACAAAACCCTGGTAACATCCGGTGTCTATGAGCGATTTTTCGAGTCCGATGGTAAGCGCTATCACCACATCCTTTCTACCCGGGACGGGTATCCGGTAGACCAGGGCCTCCTTTCGGTAACAATTATCGGCCAGAGCTCTATAGACGCTGACGCCCTCTCCACAACCCTTTTTGCCCTGGGTTATGAAAAGGGCAGTATCCTCCTGGAATCTCTGGATAATACGGAGGTCATTTTTGTTTTTGCGGATCTGAGCGTCCGGGGCACATCCGGGGCTTTTGAACATTTTACCCTGACCGATGATGATTTTAAGATAATGGGTGGATTTTAA
- a CDS encoding substrate-binding domain-containing protein, producing MKKGKSPGLFISLLLITMLAACSGRNSGTKTAGTDDITVVFVPKVTGNAFFESANKGAQEYAAKNGFKIKYDGSPEALIENQVAIIERAIAEKAQALSISSLDAKALDGVMKKALAAGIKVTTWDSDVSGDARQIMVSQGTPDQLGKMLVEMGAKSLSGRGINLDGPVSYVWHYSQATVTDQNSWQAAGERYIRAAYPSWRNVNPDNYYSGQDPDKAIAVGEEILKTHPAIDLIICNDSTSLPGQAQAAKNLGFNAGSITITGFASPNSMRDYCKEGILERWGLWDCQIQGALGCYLAYYLATGKQLQVGGRVDVPDIGIVEVMPNTVLDSAAYTSVDSGVVLLPARTEFTINNVDNYDF from the coding sequence ATGAAAAAAGGTAAGTCCCCGGGGTTATTCATTTCCCTTTTGCTTATTACCATGCTTGCGGCCTGTTCCGGACGAAATTCGGGAACCAAGACCGCTGGGACCGATGATATTACGGTGGTCTTTGTGCCAAAGGTTACGGGTAACGCCTTTTTTGAGTCCGCCAACAAGGGCGCCCAGGAATACGCCGCCAAGAACGGCTTTAAAATAAAATACGATGGAAGTCCCGAGGCGCTTATTGAAAATCAGGTTGCCATCATTGAGCGGGCCATTGCGGAGAAGGCCCAGGCCCTCTCCATCTCTTCCCTGGACGCCAAAGCCCTGGATGGGGTGATGAAAAAAGCCTTGGCCGCGGGTATAAAGGTAACAACCTGGGACTCGGATGTCTCTGGCGATGCCCGGCAGATCATGGTTTCCCAGGGGACCCCGGATCAGCTGGGGAAAATGCTGGTGGAAATGGGGGCGAAAAGCCTGAGCGGCCGGGGTATCAACCTGGACGGCCCGGTAAGCTACGTCTGGCATTATTCCCAGGCGACGGTAACGGATCAAAATTCCTGGCAGGCCGCGGGGGAACGGTACATCCGCGCCGCCTATCCCAGTTGGCGGAATGTAAACCCCGATAACTATTACAGCGGCCAGGACCCGGATAAGGCCATCGCTGTTGGGGAGGAGATCCTGAAAACTCACCCCGCCATTGATTTGATCATCTGTAACGATTCTACCTCCCTGCCGGGTCAGGCCCAGGCGGCGAAGAACCTTGGCTTTAACGCAGGGAGTATAACTATCACCGGCTTTGCTTCACCTAACTCCATGCGGGACTACTGCAAGGAGGGTATTCTGGAGCGATGGGGCCTTTGGGATTGTCAGATCCAGGGCGCCCTGGGGTGTTACTTGGCCTATTATCTGGCAACGGGGAAACAGCTGCAGGTGGGCGGCCGGGTGGACGTACCGGATATCGGCATCGTCGAGGTGATGCCTAATACGGTTCTGGACAGCGCGGCCTATACATCCGTGGATTCCGGGGTAGTGCTCCTGCCGGCGCGTACGGAATTTACCATCAATAATGTGGATAACTATGATTTTTAG
- a CDS encoding major membrane immunogen yields MIFSSSAKGLLFNLFVSLLLVLGLSACSVSESGGDKLQDGYFTAAAAEFDANGWKECITIYIDNNRIVTVEYNAKNASGFLKSWDMEYMRQMSAVAGNYPTKYTRVYAQALLNRQDPDKIDALAGATHSYKSFKVLARAVIDQARAGDKKVALVELSD; encoded by the coding sequence ATGATTTTTAGTTCTTCCGCCAAGGGGCTGCTCTTCAATCTATTTGTAAGCCTTCTCCTCGTGCTGGGTTTATCCGCCTGTTCAGTAAGCGAATCCGGCGGGGACAAACTGCAGGATGGATATTTCACAGCGGCGGCCGCAGAATTTGACGCCAATGGCTGGAAGGAGTGCATCACCATTTATATCGATAATAACCGGATAGTAACCGTGGAGTACAATGCAAAAAATGCCAGCGGCTTTCTCAAATCCTGGGATATGGAATACATGCGCCAGATGAGCGCCGTAGCGGGGAACTATCCTACCAAATACACCAGGGTTTATGCACAGGCCCTGCTAAACCGGCAGGATCCGGACAAAATTGACGCCCTCGCCGGGGCTACGCATTCCTATAAATCCTTTAAGGTTCTGGCTAGGGCAGTTATAGATCAGGCAAGGGCGGGGGATAAAAAAGTTGCCCTGGTCGAATTATCAGATTAG